A single region of the Silene latifolia isolate original U9 population chromosome 8, ASM4854445v1, whole genome shotgun sequence genome encodes:
- the LOC141595213 gene encoding uncharacterized protein LOC141595213, with translation MECVRSTSFSIALNGETFGFFQGKRGLRQGDPMSPLLFTLCMEYLSRILLCATRKLPFSYHPLCHRMKLTHLIFADDLLLFCKGDIKSIMVILRSYSAFSVASGLNMNAQKSCAYFNGVNEELKRDILFVSGFMEGKLPFKYLGVPITAGRLKKKECVVLIDKIVDRIKSLGARRLSYAGRLVLVNSMLASLYNYWASMFRNLTSFGCNGFTTFTVRIKLSISINLLPMLAGIGGRYVRNQVSWSNAVWNSMAIPKHSFIAWIIANKALMLKQKLFKLHISSDDLCCICLSQTETHMHLFTECVYSQQILQLIGNWLIADFSSPSILNSIPSKRWSKLRKQVCTITILAAWYQIWSQRNKARINGQVQRAVYVFNFIKASISQRFHSCKPQVISDKDTCWLSRVQLV, from the exons ATGGAATGTGTCAGGAGTACTTCCTTCTCTATTGCTTTAAATGGTGAAACATTTGGCTTTTTTCAAGGGAAGAGGGGGCTCAGACAGGGTGATCCCATGTCACCTCTTTTGTTCACACTCTGTATGGAGTATTTGAGTAGGATACTTCTGTGTGCTACTAGGAAGCTGCCTTTCTCCTATCATCCCTTATGTCACAGAATGAAACTAACTCATCTAATATTTGCAGATGATTTATTATTGTTTTGTAAGGGAGATATTAAGTCTATCATGGTCATTTTGAGATCTTATTCTGCTTTCTCTGTAGCATCTGGTCTGAATATGAATGCACAGAAGTCTTGTGCATATTTTAATGGTGTGAATGAAGAGCTCAAGAGAGATATTCTCTTTGTTTCTGGTTTTATGGAAGGCAAACTGCCATTTAAATACCTGGGGGTTCCAATCACTGCAGGAAGACTGAAAAAGAAGGAGTGTGTAGTGTTAATTGATAAGATTGTTGATAGAATTAAGAGTTTGGGAGCCAGACGTTTATCTTATGCAGGCAGGCTTGTACTAGTTAACTCTATGCTTGCTTCTCTTTATAATTACTGGGCTTCTATGTTT AGAAACCTGACAAGCTTTGGGTGCAATGGGTTCACCACATTTACTGTAAGGATCAAGCTTAGCATCAGCATCAACCTACTTCCAATGCTAGCTGGCATTGGAGGAAGATATGTCAG GAATCAAGTCTCATGGAGCAATGCTGTATGGAATTCAATGGCCATACCAAAACATTCCTTTATAGCATGGATAATTGCCAATAAAGCTTTGATGCTGAAACAAAAATTATTCAAGCTTCATATCAGTTCTGATGATTTATGTTGTATCTGTTTGAGTCAGACTGAAACTCATATGCACCTCTTCACTGAGTGTGTATACAGTCAACAGATTTTACAGCTGATTGGCAACTGGTTGATTGCTGATTTCAGCAGTCCTTCTATACTTAACAGTATACCCAGCAAGAGGTGGAGTAAATTGAGAAAGCAAGTCTGCACTATTACTATCTTGGCTGCGTGGTATCAGATATGGTCTCAAAGAAATAAAGCCCGGATTAATGGACAAGTACAGAGAGCTGTTTATGTTTTCAATTTTATTAAGGCTAGCATCTCTCAACGTTTTCATAGTTGTAAACCTCAAGTCATCTCTGATAAAGATacttgttggttgtctagagtgcaaCTCGTATAA